The DNA region ACCGAGAAAGTTAATGCCTTGccaaatcaaatgaaatatttaacaatattattcaaaagtgggaacttctagtttttttttctttttcttttatttttgtgaaatgACCACGCTTACAATTTATCTGTCATAAAACTCTACACGGCAGTAATTGTGCTGATGTGGCACAAAGAAGCTAGAATGAACTAGGTAgtaattgttttgattaaaacCTGAACATAATTTGATGAGGAACTCACCTGTTTGGCAGCATTGACAATTCCGCTTGCTATCACATCACATTTCATTATTCCTCCAAATATGTTCACCAAAATTGCCTTTACTTTGTCATCAGAAGTCAATATCTTAAATGCCTCAACCACCTGACTCATAAAATTGCTTTCTTAGAGAAGCATGATGATTTGAACTTGCAGATAAATTTCCAtcagcaaaaataaaaaggataaaaacatgGACATATGATGACAACAGTAGGGACTCCCTCAGACAAATTGGCGAGGAGAGAGGCCAATGGATAATTAAAGAAGTAAAATcaaaatacttcaaaataaaacatattaccTGTCCTTCAGAAGCATTCCCACCCACATCTAGAAAATTTGCAGGGGTTCCCCCATGCAGTTTAACTATATCCATTGTAGCCATTGCTAATCCTGCACCATTCACCATGCAGCCAATTTCTCCATCCAAACCAATATAATTTAGATCTGCCATGGCAGCAGCCACCTATAGAAAGATCAAAAAGGAACCAAAAGATACAGCAATTAATGGAGCATTTCATCATTCTCCACATAACCAGTGAAGTTGCCCAtgtaagggaaaaaataaacatagcaAACCTCTCTAGGATCCTCCTGTGTTGGATCTCTGAGAGCAAATATCTCCTTCTGACGAAATGCAGCATTatcatcaaaattcaatttagcATCAGCAGCTACCAACTGCTTATCAGAAGTCTCTGCAATGGGATTGATCTGAGCAGAGAGGAAAGGGGTTCACAATGAGATACGCATATAGAAAAAGGAAATGCAAAACTAGCATTTTGGagtcattgaaaaaacaaaaaagaaataaacacaTCATTAGCAGGAATTTATGCTCACTTCCAACAATGTGCAGTCGCACTCACAGAAGAGTTTATATAATTTCTTCACTTGCTCAATCGAATTACTTCTATCAGCAACCTTTGGAGCCAAGCCATCTACAACTTTTGCAGCATCTTCATCAGTAATTCCTTTAAATACATCAATAGGGACCTGTCAGAATGCAGAAACAACAATGGATCAGTTATAAACAATTAAGCAATAAGTAATGAAGAAACTGCACAGATAGTCCTGGTTAAAacattagaagaagaagaagaagaagaagaaggatgaCAAACCTTAATAATCAAGTCAGGAAATTTCTCGGCAAGGTCTTCAATGCTGGTTCCCCCCTTTTTACACGCAATGATAAGCTGGAAAAAAAGATATGTGTGC from Populus alba chromosome 14, ASM523922v2, whole genome shotgun sequence includes:
- the LOC118039664 gene encoding succinate--CoA ligase [ADP-forming] subunit beta, mitochondrial — its product is MRGLLNKLVSCSLSVAGKWQHQQLRRLNIHEYQGAELMGKYGVNVPKGVAVSSLDEVKKAIQDVFPGESELVVKSQVLAGGRGLGKFKNGFQGGVHIVKADKIEETAGKMLGQILVTKQTGSQGKIVSKVYLCEKLSLVNEMYFAIMLDRTSAGPLIIACKKGGTSIEDLAEKFPDLIIKVPIDVFKGITDEDAAKVVDGLAPKVADRSNSIEQVKKLYKLFCECDCTLLEINPIAETSDKQLVAADAKLNFDDNAAFRQKEIFALRDPTQEDPREVAAAMADLNYIGLDGEIGCMVNGAGLAMATMDIVKLHGGTPANFLDVGGNASEGQVVEAFKILTSDDKVKAILVNIFGGIMKCDVIASGIVNAAKQVALKVPVVVRLEGTNVDQGKRILKESGMALITAEDLDDAAKKAVKASAS